The following proteins come from a genomic window of Musa acuminata AAA Group cultivar baxijiao chromosome BXJ1-7, Cavendish_Baxijiao_AAA, whole genome shotgun sequence:
- the LOC135679257 gene encoding anthranilate O-methyltransferase 2-like: MGKRIEGILHMVGGAGETSYASNSKFQEKVLHMAKPILEEAIGGVYMSLLPERMAVVDLGCSSGPNTLEVVSEVLDVIGKLRRSLGRQEMPEILFFLNDLPGNDFNHVFRSLGDYKRKVEEEKGKLLVPYYVVGVPGSFYGRLFPCQSVHFFNASCCLNWLSQVPEGEQGVPLNNKNIYVAETSPLEVVKAYQDQHQRDLSGFLRCRHAELSYGARMVLSFLGRKGSYPPSGDVGYFYGLLAEALSALVSQGIIEEDKLLTFNMPYYAPSMEEVKAVIHREDLFDLEQAQIFETNWDPIDDSDDDSAAFDSIASGKNVAGYVRAAFQPLIEEHFGDAILDELFSIYAANVSRHLLQQKSKHYLFVISLKKKKKEEEEEADGDGAAAW; encoded by the exons atgggcaagAGGATAGAAGGAATCCTTCACATGGTCGGAGGAGCTGGGGAAACCAGCTACGCCTCCAATTCTAAGTTTCAG GAGAAGGTACTTCACATGGCGAAGCCAATACTGGAGGAGGCAATAGGAGGGGTTTACATGTCGCTGCTCCCCGAGAGGATGGCGGTGGTCGACTTAGGTTGTTCCTCGGGCCCTAACACTTTGGAGGTGGTCTCCGAGGTGCTCGACGTGATTGGCAAGCTACGGCGGAGCCTGGGACGCCAGGAGATGCCGGAGATCCTGTTCTTCTTGAATGACCTCCCGGGGAATGACTTCAATCACGTCTTCCGGTCTCTGGGAGATTACAAGAGGAAggtcgaggaggagaaggggaagctgCTGGTGCCATACTACGTCGTGGGAGTTCCAGGCTCCTTCTACGGCAGGCTTTTCCCTTGTCAAAGTGTCCACTTCTTCAACGCTTCCTGTTGTCTCAACTGGCTCTCTCAG GTTCCTGAAGGTGAACAGGGAGTTCCACTCAACAATAAGAACATCTATGTTGCAGAGACAAGCCCACTGGAAGTTGTTAAAGCATATCAAGACCAACACCAAAGAGACTTGTCAGGGTTCCTTAGGTGCCGTCATGCAGAACTAAGCTACGGAGCAAGAATGGTATTGTCATTTCTAGGAAGGAAAGGGAGTTATCCACCCTCGGGAGATGTGGGATACTTTTACGGCCTGTTAGCCGAAGCCCTGAGTGCTTTGGTATCACAG GGAATCATAGAGGAGGACAAACTGCTGACCTTCAATATGCCGTATTATGCACCTTCCATGGAAGAAGTAAAGGCAGTGATCCATAGGGAAGACCTGTTTGATTTAGAACAAGCACAGATCTTTGAGACTAATTGGGACCCGATTGATGACTCGGATGATGATTCCGCTGCATTCGACAGTATAGCAAGCGGAAAGAACGTCGCAGGATATGTGAGAGCAGCGTTTCAACCCTTGATTGAAGAGCATTTCGGGGATGCCATACTGGATGAGTTATTCTCTATATATGCAGCCAATGTCTCCAGGCATCTCCTTCAACAGAAAAGTAAGCACTACCTATTTGTCATttccttgaagaagaagaagaaggaggaggaggaggaggctgacGGCGATGGTGCTGCGGCTTGGTGA